GTCCAAGTACGGCCCCGCGTTCTACGACGATCTGGCGGCACTGATTCGGCGGACGGCGGGCGTCTGACGCCGGGCGCACGGCCGTTCGACACCACGGTAAGCTATATTAGGCCGGATATGTAACCATCGAGAGAGATGGCCAAAGCCCGGCGATCGGACCTGAGCCGGCCGTTCCTCGTGCTCGGGCTCGTCCTCGGCGTCGGCGTCGCGGTCGCGACCGGCCGGCACGAGAGTCCGACCGTCGCACAGCTAGAGACGCTCGCCTTCGGCTGGCTGCTGGTCGCGTTCACGCTCACCTACAGTTACCGGCCGCTACGGGAATCGGTCTACGGGCAACTGGTGAGTTCGCTGTTCATCATGCTGTTCGCGACCTTCTTCTACCTCCGGGGGAGTCGCGGGCCCTTGCTCCCCTTCGGGTTGTTCGCCCTGGCGCTCGCGGCCTTCTGTTACCAGCTCTATCGGCTGGGGAGCGACGGTCGCCGCAGAAGTCAGATATCCTGAGCGTTACAGGTCGATGTCGGCCGAGTCGTCGGCCCGGTCGAAGGTGACCTCGAGGACGCCGTTGTTGTACGTCGCGCTCGCGGAGTGTTCGTCGACGCGGGCGGGGAGCCTGATCCGTTCCTCGTAGTCCCGGCGGTCCGAGGCGGCCGCGACGGTCAGCACCTCGCCGTCGCACTTGAGGTCGATGGCGTCTTTCTCGACGCCCGGGAGGTCCGCGACGATCCGCAACTGCGCCTCGTCCTCGTAGACGTCCACGTGCAGGTCCGACCCGAAGCCGGCGCTTGCGCCCCGGTCGATGTGGACGTCGTCCCCCATCATCTCGTTCATGACCCGCTCGATCTCGCTGAGAATATCG
Above is a genomic segment from Halorientalis sp. LT38 containing:
- a CDS encoding Hsp20/alpha crystallin family protein, translating into MRDRDDHDPIDDILSEIERVMNEMMGDDVHIDRGASAGFGSDLHVDVYEDEAQLRIVADLPGVEKDAIDLKCDGEVLTVAAASDRRDYEERIRLPARVDEHSASATYNNGVLEVTFDRADDSADIDL